From Camelina sativa cultivar DH55 chromosome 5, Cs, whole genome shotgun sequence:
TAAGATTTACTGCTTAAGATGCCTGAGGCAGGTTGTGAATTCGTTTGGATAGGCTATATACTCTAAAATCCATCGccatttagaattttagaaCTTCTTCATTCATggcatttgatttttttttttttcaagaaaatttaGGTTTTTCCGAAGGaatatagtattaaaatatgattaatttctGTTTAAggttagaaaaataataaagcaaTGTTTCCTGTAATTAGTGTTCTCAAAAAGTATATGGAATCATGACAATTAGTTGTGGACAGCTATGAATTAAGAAAAGTGGTTTACTTTCTTAATATTCCTACATTTTTTTTCGCTTCGCTTAAAGTTGCCTTACTCTTGGAAGTTGTAATTAACAATTAACTAGTGTACTAACTTTTTGAACAATTTTCAAATTGCATTAGTTCATCTTTTATCTCTTACTACTATCTTTGATTCCCTTTAACTAAGTTGTTGAACAGCTCTAAATGTTGTGTTCTGCTTTGCTTTTATGTGAATCTTTCATAAACTTCTATTTGGAAACTAGTTGGCCATGAATATAACTCTATAATTGATGACCATATGTAATCTGATTAGCAAATTAGAGCATCAAGTTATAACTTAGGATGTCAATGTGTTGTACTTATAAGGGAGCTTCTTGCAGAACCCATCGAGGAGCATACACCGaagaaagcttcatctggttcGGCCGATAGAGGTCAGCTTTACAacatttggtttttgatttctaCGTTCTGGTTACTTAGTTTCCGTAATTGACATCAAATgttatgtgtgtttgttttggtcAGATGTGATTCTTGCAGACTtggaaaaggagaagaaaacgtCATTCATCAAAGCATGGGAAGAAAGTGAGAAGTCTAAAGCTGAGAACAGGTACACTTACTAAATAAAGTTTCATGATCTCTCCTTACTCAGAAGATTACTACTTGTTACAGATAATAATAATCAGCTAATGATTTTGAAATGATGACAATGTACAGGGCACAAAAGAAGACATCTGATGTGCATGCTTGGGAGAATAGCAAGAAAGCAGCCGTAGAAGCTCAACTCAGGAAGATCGAAGAAAAGctagagaagaaaaaagcacTCTACGGTGAGAAAATGAAGAATAAAGTAGCTGCAATTCACAAGGAagcagaagagaagagagcaatGGTTGAAGCTAAGAAAGGAGAAGAGCTTCTCAAGGCTGAAGAAATGGCTGCCAAGTATAGAGCCACTGGTGTAGTACCAAAGGCAACTTGTGGATGTTTCTAAGTCTTTATTAAATTTGTCCCTCAGGTCATTTGTTTGTAACAATTCATCTCTGTTCCTTTCTTTTGTGTGATTAAAC
This genomic window contains:
- the LOC104784735 gene encoding remorin, with the protein product MAEEQKTSKVDVESPAFVAPAKEATHPAPVEVAEEKVHNPPPVESKALTVVDKPIEEHTPKKASSGSADRDVILADLEKEKKTSFIKAWEESEKSKAENRAQKKTSDVHAWENSKKAAVEAQLRKIEEKLEKKKALYGEKMKNKVAAIHKEAEEKRAMVEAKKGEELLKAEEMAAKYRATGVVPKATCGCF